The Candidatus Tumulicola sp. region GACGATGGACTCTGCGCTTCGCTTTGAGCGAGCCCTGGGATTCAGCGCCGAGTCATGGATGCGGATGCAGATGACGGTCGATATGTTCGATGCCCTGAACGGTCGTGTAGGCAAAGCCGTTGGCCGTATCAAGCTGATCGGGCGCGCGTCGTAATGTTCTCCTCGCGGATGGTAGCGCCAACGGGAATCGAACCCGTCTTTCCGCCTTGAAAGGGCGATGTCCTAACCGATAGACGATGGCGCCGCGTAGGCAGGGGTTCGCAGTCCACCCCGCTTTTCCGCCGCCCGGCCTATGAGGCGGTGTGAAGAAAGTCAAAGGCCGGTTCCTGGCGCTCGAGATCGAGCAGGACCGCCTTGCTATGCAAGCCGCCGCCGAATCCAGTCAGCTTTCCGGAGGCGCCGATCACGCGATGGCACGGCACGACGATCGCGATGGGGTTGCTTCCATTCGCGAGGCCCACGGCGCGGCTCAGCTTCGGGTCGCCCAAACGGTGCGCAATATCTCCATAGCTGCACGTTTCACCGAACGGAATCTGCAACAACTGCTTCCACACGCGCTTTTGAAAGTCGGTCCCTTCGAGCTGCAACGGCAGATCGAACGCGCGACGTTCGGCCGCAAAATATTCTCGCAGTTGGCCGATAGCAAACGTCAACAACGGATGCGCGGCGTCTTCGTGGGCGCAGCTGTCGCGCTTAGGGCGCCGGCTCGACGCGAACGAGAGCCCAACTAGCGCGTCACCGGCCGCCGTTAGCGTTAACGTGCCAACTGGTGACGCCATCGTCGCGAAGACCCGTTCGAAACCGGACATAGCGTGTACCACGACACAGACTTGTTTCGAGGGGTTGCCGCTCAGACGCCGCCGCCAACGTCCACGGCGACAAGCCTGCCGTCCCTGAACAAGAAGCCCAAGTAGGCGATGACTGCAACGTTAGCCGACGTCTTAAAATCCTGATTGTACGTGAGTAGCTGGTAGCCACCGTTCGAGCGGAAGGTGCCCGGACCGTCGATCGCTTTGACCTGTGCAACCGTCATTCCGACGCGCACGCCATTTCGCGTTTGGTTGGGCGCCGGATGGATCGAGAGTCCGGTGGGTGCGTTAGAAACCGTGGTCACGGTGAGGTCGGACGCCGTGCCGTACTGAGAGTAGATCAACGCCGTCTTCTGGGCCGAATCGTAGAAGCCCGATAAGCAACGCCCGTTGCCAACACCCTTAGGGTAGTGCTTCATGGTCTTGTACCATGTAGCTTGGTCGTGCGAAAGCGGGAACGCAGAATAGTCGAGTATGGTATCCGGCTTGCGCGGTCGCGCCGACTTCCCGTAAAAGTTGTTCGTCGAGTTCAGGGCGAGTTGCGAACCAGGCTGCGCGGCAAACCAGCGCTGAGCGGCTTCACAGTCGGTGTTGCTCGACCCGACGACACGGGATGACATAATTGCCGCGACCGCTGCTAACGATGGAGACTGCGTTAACTCGGCTGTAAGCGCGAACGCGATCAGTAACGATGCCATAGTGGCGCGGACGATTGCCATGATTCGAGCCTCCCTGAAGAACCAAAAATTCACAGTTATGCTGCATAGCTTTTGCAAAGCGTTGCCGATCTAAAAACGGTATCAACGGCGCTCGGACACAACTCCATGAGCTCGTTGACTTCATCGAAAAGCGCGGGCTAAATCGTCGGTTTGTCCGAGTAGACGAGTGTTTTAGGTTTGGGCCTGGTAGGATTCGAACCTACGCGCAACCAGTTATGAGCCGGCCGCTCTACCGCTGAGCTACAGGCCCCCGCCGATGCCGCAGCAATGACCATTTCGCGCCCGGCCGCAAGCCTCCGCCCACAGCCCCAGCGCCAGGCTATCCGAAACGCCGGACGACCGCAATCTCCCCAACGATGTGCGCGTTAAACGCATCTAGATCTTCCGCTGGAATCCAATACTCGAGATGCTCACGCCCGCCCACCTGCTGCACCTCGTAGCGAGCGAGAAACGACGCATCGACATCGAAGCGCGTTACGAAGCCCAAAGCATCCGGCTCGCGAGCATTCCAGTCGCGGGCAATTTGCACGGCGTACGACTCGTTGAGTACGGGATAGAAAATCGGTTGTTCTGGAAGACGAGGCGGGAACGCGCGGAACCCCAGCCCTTCGATCAAATCGAGTTCGGCCTTGCCAACCGGACGAAACAGCGTAACCGCAGCCATGCGGATTATTTGGGGGGAGGCTCGCTTACGACGGCGCTGTACGGCTTAAAGATTTGGTCCGAAATCGACGAAATAAGAGTGCCGTCGCTTGCGCTGTAAACGCGCACCGCATCGTGATAGAAGTCTGGAACGATGACGTTACCCGCTCGAAAAGCGAGTGTTAGCGCTTCTTCGGTACCGGCGAACGGTATGATTGAGTCCACCTGCGCGACCCCGTTCGCAACCGTCATCTTGTACCCGACACCCTCGTTGTTACTCCCTACGGCCGCGACCAGTAAGTACGGGTTGGTGAATACGATCCCGAGCGGATATTCCAGCGTTCCTCCGTTGATGGAGAGCTGCTCAAACTCCGATCCGTGCAAGGCAAGCTCGTACAAGTGGCCCTGCGAACTCGTGACGAATAGATTTCCTTGGTTATCATAGGCGAGTGAAAACGGCGTGTCCACTCTTGATAACTTGTACGCTTTGCCCGTGTGCTTGTCGGCGGGGAAGATGCGAACGTTTCCGTGCCAATTCTGATGGTTTGCCACAGCGAGTTCGGCGGTGACCGGACTAACCGAACAACTCGAGGCCCTTTCCATGCCGGGCTCGTGAATCGTCCGGTAGGGGACGTTACCGCCATGGTGATAGCGGAAGATCTTGCTGTAGCCGCTATCCGTGATAAAAACGTCGCCGTCTTTATTGGTGCACATCCCATTCGGACTCCGGAAAGCGTTCATGCCAAAAACTTTCTGCCCGATATGCCCGTCGCTATAGGCGTAGACGTTGACTTCGGCAGACTGCTGCTCGGAAATGTACAGTAAATCGTTTTTTGCGGGTCGCTCGAAAGACGCCGGTTTCGCGTTATCGAGACCGCTGGTTGACGACGCCGGAAGCGCCGAGCATCCCACGAGCAGGCTCGCTACTATTCCGAAAGCCAGAACTCGAACGCGCATTTTTCGCTCCTTCAAACAACCCGCCTGAATGTCAGATTTAGACGTTCGCCCGTGCAACGCTCTTTCGGTACTCGATGCGCGTAACGATGCTGGCTCTTGACCGTCATCACGAGCAGGCTGCCGTGCGGCAAGGCAACCGACAAAGGCGGACCTTTCCGCCCTTCACGCAGTTGAAACGTGCGCTCGACTCCTAACGTCACCGAGACGATCGCATCGCGAAGCTCGGGCTCTCGATCCGAATGCCAGCCCATCGAGTCGTCGCCGTTGCGATACCAGTTGGCCAAACACGAATTTACATCGATGCACAGCGAATCGCGCAGTTCGTCGCGCAAACGGCGCAGCGACGGCGTCCAAGCAACCGGTTCGTTTCGCAAGCGGCTGTAGGTGTACGTCCCGCCGGGATCGCCGTACCAGCCGGTCAGTCGCGGCATCGCAACGTCTCGGCCGAAAAACTGCAAGAATTCTTGACGCACGTCAAGCTCGCAACGCAACGCTTCGAACAATGCGTCGGCGTCGGGAACAGCCGCGCGATACAGCGTCATGCCCTCAACCAACGGCGATCCGCTAGAAAGATCGATCACGAAGCGCGTTCGCGCTCGGCCAACATTTGCTTGCGATGAACGCCCCACGCGTAGCCGCCGGCGCTTGCATCGGCGCGGACGACGCGATGGCATGGAATCGCCACCGCCAACGCGTTCGCGGCACATGCAGCCGCGACGGCGCGTGCAGCTTTTGGCGCGCCGATGCGCGATGCGATTTCCGAATACGAAGCCGAACTGCCGGCCGGTATCGCCTGCAATGCGTTCCACACGCGTTGTTGAAACGCGGTCCCGCGAACATCGAGCGGCAGGTCGAGGCCGATTCGCGGGTTTTCGACGAATCCGACGACGCGAGCGACCAGACGCTCGTACTCGCGGTCCCCGCCAACCAACGTCGCCCTCGCAAAGCGGTCTTGCAAATCGCGTACGAGCTGCTCGGGATCGTCGCCTAATAGAATCGCAACGACGCCGCGCGCGCTCGACGCGACCAACACCGAGCCGAGTTGCGATTCTCCAACCGCGAATCGGATGGTTTCGCCGGCGCCACCGTCGCGATAACGCGCGGGCGTCATACCGAGCAGCTGCGTCGACCGTTCGTAGAAGCGGCCGCTCGAATTGAACCCCGCGTCGAAAATCGCTTGGGTTACCGAAGATTTTTGCTGCAGCGAATCGCGAACGCGCTCGGTTCGATGCGCGGCCGCGTATTCGCGCGGTGAAACGCCGGTTACGGCTTTGAACGTACGCTGAAGATAGCTCGGGCTCAAACGCGCCGCATCGGCCAGTTCTGCCAGCGACGGCGGCGTTTCTGCACGTTCGATCGTTCTGCAGATTGACGCGATCAACGTAGCCCGCGCGTCGGCGATCGAGCGTCCATCCGGGCGGCAGCGCCGGCACGGGCGAAACCCAGCCGCCCTCGCAGCAGCGATCGACGCGTGGAAGGCGACGTTGCGCGGGTTAGCGGCGCGCGATGGGCAGGATGGACGGCAAAAGATCTTCGTCGTCGCCACCGAGTACCAAAACGTGCCGTCGGCGCTCGCGTCGCGAGCCAATACGCGTTTCCAGCGTGCGTCGTCTTCAAGCATCATCGTAGGTGCGTTCCTTGTGTTCATGACCCCGTCAGTATGACCGGCGTTGCGCCAAGCAACACTCCGACGCTTGCGCTCGAATCGAGAGAGAGCCGATTTGACAGCTGAATTCGGATGGTCGTGACCCTGTCTCTGCGGTAATATGGAAACGATGGAAACCGACGCTCTGCGGAACGCAATCGATACCGACGGTTTCGCGCTCGTTCCCCGGCTGGTAGGGCCGGAAGCGGCCGAGGCGCTGCGCGCGCGGTTCGACGACGAAGCGTCATTCCGTAAGACAATCTCGATGGAACGTCACGGCTACGGTCGAGGTACGTACCGGTATTTCGCGTACCCGCTTCCGGCGGCAGTGCAAAAACTACGCGAGGACCTGTATGCCGCGCTGGCTCCGATCGCCGGCAAGTGGGCCGAACGCCTTGGAACCGACACTCGTTATCCGGCCACGCTCGATGAAATGATCGCTCGCTGCGCGGCTGCAGGTCAACTGCGGCCGACGCCGCTCTTACTGCGCTACGAGACCGGCGACTTTAACGCGCTGCATCAAGACGTTTACGGCGACGTTGCGTTCCCGTTCCAGGCAACAGTTTTGCTAAGCCACCCGAACGACGAGTTCGCCGGCGGAGAGTTCGTGCTCTACGAAACGCGAGCGCGTAAGCAGAGCGTCGCTCGCGTCGTGCCACTGGAGTTCGGCGATGCCGTGATTTTTCCGAATGCGTTTCGTCCGAACGCAAAGGGCGGAAGATCGCAATTTCGCCACGGCGTTTCGGTCGTGCGTGCGGGCTGCAGGACGACGCTCGGCGTCATCCTGCACGACGCGAAATAACCTAGCGGCGGCGGTAAGCCGAGGCGCCGGCGTAGCGTGCGGCCGAACCGAGTTCGGCTTCGATCGCCATGAGCCGGTTGTACTTTGCGATGCGCTCGCTACGCGATAGCGACCCGGTCTTGATCTGCGTCGATCCGGCGCCCACCGCGATATCCGCGATGCTGGTGTCCTCGGTTTCGCCCGACCGATGTGACATGACCGTCGCATATCCCGATGTATGTGCGAGCGAAACGGCATCCAGCGTTTCGGTCAACGTTCCAATCTGATTGACTTTGATCAAGATGGCGTTGCCGACGCCTTCGGCGATTCCGCGTTCGAGGAACTTCACGTTGGTCACGAAGATATCGTCGCCAACCAATTGCACGCGATCGCCGAGCGCTTCGGTTAGCTTACGCCAGCCGTTCCAGTCGTTTTCGGCTAATCCATCTTCGATCGACACGATCGGATAGACGTCGCATAACTCGCGATACAGCGCGATCATGCCGTGGGCGTCCAACCCGCGATCTTTCGTAAGGGCGTAATATTTGCCGTCTTGATAGAATTCGGACGATGCCGGATCGAGGGCGATCGCAACGTCCTGGCCGCTGCGATAGCCGGCAACGTCGATGGCTGCGACGATCAAATCGAGCGCCTGCTGCGGCGTTTCGAGCGCGGGCGCATATCCGCCCTCATCGCCAACCTGTGTCGGCAAGTTGCGATCGTGCAGTAGTTTTCCGAGCGCGTGAAAAACTTCGGCGCCGCAGCGAACCGCTTCGGCTTCGGTCTTTGCGCCGAGCGGAACGATCATCAGCTCTTGAAATTGTAACGCACCTTCGGCATGTTTTCCGCCGTTGATCACGTTCATCATCGGCGTCGGTAACGTCGCCGCGCACGGGCCGCCGAGATAGCGAAACAGGGGCAGCGATAAACTTGCAGCAGCCGCTCGCGCCACCGCCAGCGAAACGCCGAGCGTCGCATTCGCGCCGACGCGCGATTTATTGGGCGTGCCGTCGAGTTCGATGAGCGCCTCGTCTATTTGGCGCTGCGACGTCGCGTCGAGCCCTTCGAGCGCCGGACCGAGTTCGTCGTTAACAGCAGTAACGGCGTTTAGAACGCCTTTGCCCCCGTAGCGTTTCGGATCGCCGTCGCGAAGTTCGACCGCTTCGTTCGTGCCGGTCGACGCCCCCGACGGAACCATGGCTTCCTCGACGGCGCCAAAACTGGTCGCGACCGTCACCGCTACGGTCGGGTTACCACGAGAATCGAGTACCTCGCGCGCGTGCACGCCCTCGATCAGCGGCCGGCCGCCGGCGCGGAGGGTTTCGAGCGGCGCGCTCACTCGCGGATCCAACGCTCCATGTCGTGCCGCCGTGAAACGAATTCGTTGTCGTTAAAAAAGATCTTGAGTTCGCGCTCGGCGCTGGCGGTCGAATCGCTCCCGTGCACGAGATTGCGACCGATCGATTGGGCGTAATCCGCACGAATCGATCCCGGCGCGGCCGTCAGCGGATTGGTCGCGCCGATCAACTGGCGGCAGCCGTCGACGGCGCCTTCGCCTTCGACCGCAAGCGCCACCAGCGGGCCGCTCGTAATGAACGACACGAGACCGTCGAAGAACGGCTTACCTTTATGCTCGCCGTAATGCTCGCGCGCACGATCGCCGTCGAGCTGCATTAATTTCATCGCAGCAACGATGTAGCCGCGCCGTTCGATGCGCGTCGTAATTTCACCGATGAGCCCGCGTGAAACGGCGTCGGGCTTGCAGAGAATGAGCGTCCGTTCGATTGCCATAGGAGCGCGCAATACGGCCCCCCGCGGGGGTAAGCCTGCGGCCCCCGGCCAACGCTAGACGCTCGCATGGATTCTCCAGCGCATGCGTACGCGCGCGTTTCACACGACCTGGCCGGAACCGCGTTTAGCGATATCGCGTACGTCGACCAAACCGACAGCACCAACGCCGACGCAGCCTCACTTTTGGGCGATCCCCGTCACGCCGGCTTCAGCATTGTAGCCGGGCATCAGACCGCGGGTCGCGGTCGCAAAGCGCGCGAGTGGATCGACGCCCCGGGCTCGGCGCTCCTCGTTACGACGGTTCTTCCGCGACCGATTGCAGCGTCTAGCCTGTGGGCTGCGCCGTTTTGGGTGGGTCTGGCGTTGCGCGAGGCGCTGGCGAGGGTAGGCGTCGAGGCGGCGCTGCGATGGCCGAACGACCTGTTACTCGACGGCCGAAAGGTCGCTGGAATCCTATGCGTGTCGCGCGTTACCGGCGGGGAGGCCTGGATCGCTTGCGGAGCCGGCGTCAACGTTCACCGGCCCGCCTCCACCTTGCCGGTCGATCCACCGCCGGCGTTTTGCGACGACGCCACTTCCGTTGACAGTAGCGCGTTGCTTGGCGCGCTCTTGCGCGCGTACGACGCATCGCTCGGACTACTGGACTGGCCGCAACGGATCGCCGAACGATGGGAACGCGCTGCCGGAATTCGCGGAAGCCGTTACGTCGTGCTCGAGGATGGTTCGACGGATGCGTTTGAGGCGAACGCGATCGGACTTTCGGGGGACGGCGGACTCAACCTCGAGCAGAACGGCATCGTGCGTACCGTTTCGTTAGCCGACGCGCGCGTGCTGCGCTAGCGTTTATTGCCGTTCGTTTCGCGCGCGGTTGATGCGGCGGTCGCACGCTTCGCAAAAATGCGACATTTTGTTGTCCGTCTCGAAGATCGAGTTAGAATAGTACATCGCGCAGCGCATGTTGTAACAATGCTTGAGGCCAAACGCATGTCCGAGCTCGTGCACCGATTCCTTGAGCGCGCGTTGAAACAGCAGATTCGTATCGGCTTCTTCGCCATAAAAATCCGAGCGCAGCCGATGCAACGAAACGGCGGCAAAACCTTGGGTGTCGTCGGCATCGCCGAAAATGAACCGATGCGACGTTTTGTAAAGGTCGAAGTCGGTGACTGCGAGCAGCACGCCGTCGCCGTCGGGATGCGCACGCTTCACCTTGGTCGTTAGCGTCGTCGCAAACAACTGTTGACGCGTGACGTTCAGCGCGCTGCGGGGAAGCACCAGTGCACGCTCGACTCGCGCGGTCGACAGAAACCGTTCTTCGAGACACAAAGCAAGCCGATCCAGAAATCGGGGGTCGATAGCGTTGATCGGAACGATGCGTATCCGCGAGTTCATGGCGACGCGGACGATTTTCGACGCCCTCCACATAAACCCCGGCGAGCCGCGGCGGCGACAAGGCAAAAAATCCGTTGGTAAGAAGTCGTGATATGCATGATTTTGGGTATTGGCATCGATCTAGCGGAAGTCGAGCGCTACCGGTTCGGTCCGCGCGAGCTCGAATGGTTCGCGCGCAAGATCTACACCGATGAAGAGATGCGCTACGCGATGCGCAAACGCCACTGGCCCGAACGGTTGGCCGGCTTCTACGCCGCCAAAGAAGCAACGCGCAAAGCGTTCGGGCATGCCATTCCCTGGCGCTGGATCGGCGTCGGCCATAAGCCGAGCGGCGCCCCGACGATCGAGTTCTTCAATAAAGCCATCGCTCTTCCCGAACGGCGCGGCGTTACGAACGTTCACCTGACGATCACGCATTCGGCCACGACGGCATCCGCTGTCGTTATCTTAGAGCGATGATCGTCGTCCTCACCCCCGAGCAGATGCGCGCAGTCGACGCGCAGGCCGTCGCGGTCGCAGGCGAAGACGCGTTGATGACGGCGGCGGGAACGCGAATCGCCGAGCGCTTGCGCTCGATGTTACGACCCGGTGGCCGGGTCGCTGCCTTCGCTGGGCCGGGCAACAATGGCGGCGACGCATTCGCCGCACTCGCGCTGCTCGAACCGCAACACGAACGAGTCGTCTATGTCGCCGACGCGGAGAGCGGGTCCGCTGCGCGACGCGAAGCGATGTGGCGGGCGCGTGCGGCCGGGGTCGACGTGCGACCGCTTCCATCGGATGACACCGAACTGGCCGACGCGCTACGGGCTTCACTCGCAGTCGACGGGCTTTTCGGAACGGGAGCTCGGCTGCCGATCGCTCAGCCCTATGCGGCGATCTGCCGCGCGCTCGACGCTCGACACCGTACCGTGCTGGCGATCGACATCCCGAGCGGCATCGATGCTCTTACCGGAGCCGTTAGCGACGACGCGGTACGCGCGACCGTAACCGTGACGATTGGTGCCGCGAAGCCGGGCCTCTTCTTCGAACCGGCACGCGAATACGTCGGCGAGTGCTGGCTGGCATCGATCGGGATCGATCCCCCGCTCCTGGCCGCTCAACCACAAACGTTCGCCGCGCTCGACGACGATGCGTTCCTGCGCATGCTGCCGGTGCGTCCGGCAAATGGCGACAAACGAACTTCCGGAGCGCCGCTGATTATCGCCGGCTCGGGGCAGTTTCCCGGAGCGGCCGTTCTATGCTCGCGCGGTGCGGCACGCGCCGGTGCGGGTTACGTGACGGTTGCGACGCCGGCAACCGTTGCGCCGACGCTTCGGGCGCACCTCGTCGAACAAGTCGTTGTGGAAATCTCGAACGACGCTTCGCCGGAGGATGTCGTCGACCAACTGATCGACATTTCGAGCCACAACTCGGCGGTCGCGATCGGACCGGGGCTTGGCCTCGACGATCGCACCGGAGCGATCGTTACCGGATTTCTGGCGCGAAACGAACTGCCCGTTGTGGTCGATGCCAGCGCGCTCTTTCACTTGTCCAAACACCTCGACGTATTGCGCGGCAAGAAAGCCGTCGTTACGCCGCACGCCGGCGAATTCGCGCGACTTTCGGGTAAGGGCACGATCAAGCCGGGCGAGCGCGTGGACCGGTTGCGCGAGTTCGTGTTGCGGACCGGTATCGCGACGCTGCTCAAAGGCAGCGATACGCTCGTGTACGACGGCGCATCGATGCACATTAATTCGACCGGAACCAGTGCGCTCGCCACGGCGGGCACCGGCGATGTGCTGAGCGGCATCATCGCAACGCTGGCGTCGCAAGGATTGCCGATCGCCGATGCAGCGCGAGCCGGCGCGTATTGGCACGGCCTAGCCGGTCGTCACGCCGCATCCATCCGCCGCGTGGGCGTCGTAGCCGGCGATATTGCGGAATCGCTCGCAGCGGCGTTACCCGAAGGCCAAACGCCGGACGACTCGCTGCGCCGCCTGTTCTAACGAGCCGGTTGGAGGTGCATCGACGTGACCGCACAGTACGTTTGGGTCGCGCTGTTTCTGCTAGGTTGCTACCACGGCATTAATCCAGGAATGGGCTGGTTGTTTGCCGTTGCGCTCGGTTTTCAGGAACGCAGTGCCGCTGCTGTTGTGAAGGCGATCGTGCCGCTCGTTCTGGGCCACTTGATTTCGGTCGCCGCGATCGTGTTCGTCGCGACGGTCGCGGCAGCACAACTGCCACATCCGCTCGTGCACGAAGCGAGCGCCGCCATTCTGATCGGGTACGGCATCTATCGCTTGATTCGAGTTCGCCATCCACGCTGGGTCGGGATGCGCGTCGGATTTTGGGGACTCGTGTTCTGGGGCTTCTTAATGTCGAGCGCGCACGGTGCGGGTTTGATGCTCTTGCCATTCATCGCGTCCGCACATACAGCGGCGCCGGCCATGGCCGGCATGCCGGCGATGCCCTCGGCGCCATATGGCATAGGGATGGGAACGAGCCTTCTGTATGTTGCCGTTCATACGCTCGGGTACGTTACAGCGTTAACGGCAGTCGCACTCGTCGTGTACTGGAAAGTCGGCGTGAGCTTCTTGCGAACCGGCTGGCTAAACGTCGATGGTGTATGGTCGATAGCGCTGGTCGTGACGGGCGTTATCGCTCTCTTTACCTAGGATAGAAGGGCGACAGGAGACGGCTCGGGACGGGGGAAGCTGCCCGGCATGCAGCTCAAGCCCGACCCCACCTTTTATGCCTCCGCCAAAGACGCGATGCAAGCGCCGCCGGAGAAGCTCGCTTACGTCGCGCTCTTAAGCGCGAGCGGTAATCACGTTCCGGATGCGCTCGCAGTCGTCGACGCCGATCCGACTTCATCGACGTATGCGAGCGAAATCGGCCGCGTCGAATTGCCGAATACCGGGGATGAGTTGCATCACTTCGGTTGGAACGCGTGCAGCGCCGCGCTGTGTCCGTTCGCACCGCGCGCGCATGTCGAGCGCCGCTATCTGATCGTTCCGGGATTGCGTTCGTCGCGCATCTACATCATCGACACGAAGCCGGATCCGACGAAGCCGCGCATCGTTCGGACCATCGAAGCGCAAGACATTCTCGAAAAGACCGGCTACACGCGGCCGCACACCGTGCATTGCGGGCCGGACGCGATTTATGTCAGCGCTTTAGGAAATGCCGACGGCGAAGGTCCTGGCGGAGTGTTCATGCTGGACTGCGACACGTTCGATATTATCGGAAAGTGGGAAGCCGATCGCGGTCCGCAGTACCTCGCGTACGATTTCTGGTGGCATCTTACGCACGATGCGATGGTAACGAGTGAGTGGGGCACGCCGAATATGATCGAAGGCGGCCTGAATCCCGAGTTGTTGCTCGCGGGCAAGTACGGGCATCAACTCCATTTTTGGGATCTGCGCAAGCGAAAGCACGTGCAGTCGATCGACCTCGGAGCCGAGCAACAAATGGTGCTCGAGTTACGTCCTTCACACGATCCGGCGAAGACGTACGGTTTCGTCGGCGTCGTCGTTTCGTTAAAAGATTTGTCGGCATCGATTTGGTTGTGGTATCGCGATAACGACAAGGACACATGGGCAATCAAGAAGGTGATCGAAATCCCGGCCGAGCCGGCCGATCCCGCACAGCTACCCGACATGCTCAAAGGCTTTTCGGCCGTACCTCCGCTCTTGACCGACATCGGGCTCTCGCTGGATGATCAATACTTGTACGCGTCTTGCTGGGGCACCGGCGAGCTACGTCAATACGACGTGAGCGACCCGTTCAACCCGAAACTCGTTGGTTCGGTCCATATCGGTGGCATCGCTCGTCGCGCTCCGCATCCGCGTAACCCTGAAAAGCCGCTGCTCGGGGGACCGCAGATGGTCGAGATCAGCCGCGACGGTAGGCGCGTCTACTTCACGAACTCGCTGTATCGCAGCTGGGACGATCAATTCTATCCCGAGGGCGTCGACAGCTGGATGGCCGGCTTGGACATCGCAGAAGACGGCACTATGCGCTTCGACGAGAACTTCTATCTCGAATTCGATAACAATCACCGCGCGCATCAAGTGCGACTGCAAGGTGGCGACGCGTCGTCGGATTCATACTGCTTTTCTTGATGAGAACTAATGTGATTGAGGAAAAGTACCCGGTGCCAGTGCATCGGCTAACGCGCGAAAGACGGCGGTAGCGCCTAAACCCGCATTGCCTTTATCGTCGTACGCGCCCGAACCGTTCGTCGCTTCGACCGCAATCGTCAGCTTGCTGCTCGGGAGGTAACCGACGGCACCCGACGCGCCCGCAAAGCCGAGCGTCTGCGCGATCCAAGCGCCGGATCGAATGACACCCAGGCCATAGCTAAACGTTTCGTCGTTCGCTCGACACGCCGGACACCCGCTCTGTGCGTGGCCGAAGCCAATCAAGCTCGGCGCGAGTTGCGCCGCCGACGACTCCTTTGACAACAGCTTTCCATTCG contains the following coding sequences:
- a CDS encoding NAD(P)H-hydrate dehydratase, producing MIVVLTPEQMRAVDAQAVAVAGEDALMTAAGTRIAERLRSMLRPGGRVAAFAGPGNNGGDAFAALALLEPQHERVVYVADAESGSAARREAMWRARAAGVDVRPLPSDDTELADALRASLAVDGLFGTGARLPIAQPYAAICRALDARHRTVLAIDIPSGIDALTGAVSDDAVRATVTVTIGAAKPGLFFEPAREYVGECWLASIGIDPPLLAAQPQTFAALDDDAFLRMLPVRPANGDKRTSGAPLIIAGSGQFPGAAVLCSRGAARAGAGYVTVATPATVAPTLRAHLVEQVVVEISNDASPEDVVDQLIDISSHNSAVAIGPGLGLDDRTGAIVTGFLARNELPVVVDASALFHLSKHLDVLRGKKAVVTPHAGEFARLSGKGTIKPGERVDRLREFVLRTGIATLLKGSDTLVYDGASMHINSTGTSALATAGTGDVLSGIIATLASQGLPIADAARAGAYWHGLAGRHAASIRRVGVVAGDIAESLAAALPEGQTPDDSLRRLF
- a CDS encoding selenium-binding family protein produces the protein MQLKPDPTFYASAKDAMQAPPEKLAYVALLSASGNHVPDALAVVDADPTSSTYASEIGRVELPNTGDELHHFGWNACSAALCPFAPRAHVERRYLIVPGLRSSRIYIIDTKPDPTKPRIVRTIEAQDILEKTGYTRPHTVHCGPDAIYVSALGNADGEGPGGVFMLDCDTFDIIGKWEADRGPQYLAYDFWWHLTHDAMVTSEWGTPNMIEGGLNPELLLAGKYGHQLHFWDLRKRKHVQSIDLGAEQQMVLELRPSHDPAKTYGFVGVVVSLKDLSASIWLWYRDNDKDTWAIKKVIEIPAEPADPAQLPDMLKGFSAVPPLLTDIGLSLDDQYLYASCWGTGELRQYDVSDPFNPKLVGSVHIGGIARRAPHPRNPEKPLLGGPQMVEISRDGRRVYFTNSLYRSWDDQFYPEGVDSWMAGLDIAEDGTMRFDENFYLEFDNNHRAHQVRLQGGDASSDSYCFS